The Candidatus Omnitrophota bacterium genome contains a region encoding:
- a CDS encoding helix-turn-helix transcriptional regulator, which yields MRVSGLRTVRLIKGLRQYDVGKAIGVHEKKVSDWELEKSEPDSYEVSKLIDVLECTSNELYGLKLVEN from the coding sequence ATGAGAGTATCGGGATTAAGGACGGTTAGATTAATCAAAGGTCTTCGTCAGTATGACGTTGGTAAAGCAATCGGTGTGCATGAAAAAAAGGTCAGTGATTGGGAGTTAGAAAAATCGGAACCTGATTCATATGAAGTTTCAAAGTTGATTGACGTTTTGGAATGCACTTCAAACGAGTTGTATGGATTAAAATTAGTCGAGAATTAA
- a CDS encoding recombinase family protein — translation MSPELTEKLNAIKNDGKKKPHFAILVRVSTGDQNYSMQKTQCEEYAKKCGFTYEIFEEKESTRGTRPIKQKLMNRLRKKEFDGVLVYSLSRWERSLKIIVSDMQEFIDKGIVFVSLKENIDFSTATGKLQFHIIAAFCDFEREIIRERTIDGLKRARAEGKTLGRPPRVYEEKGNRSKKNYQERWDIYHEAMESIKNSTDANHITNDLLKHKQKKIRVSAIRKLQELQLQGAV, via the coding sequence ATGAGTCCAGAACTGACAGAAAAACTTAATGCAATAAAAAATGATGGCAAGAAGAAACCGCACTTTGCAATACTAGTTCGTGTCAGCACAGGCGACCAGAACTATTCGATGCAAAAAACGCAATGCGAAGAATATGCTAAGAAATGTGGGTTTACTTATGAAATCTTTGAAGAAAAAGAATCTACAAGGGGAACAAGACCAATCAAGCAGAAACTTATGAATCGCTTGAGGAAGAAAGAATTTGACGGTGTTCTTGTTTATTCTCTTTCTCGATGGGAGAGGTCACTTAAAATCATTGTAAGTGATATGCAGGAATTTATAGACAAAGGAATTGTGTTCGTTTCTCTGAAAGAAAACATAGATTTTTCAACTGCTACAGGAAAGTTGCAATTTCATATCATAGCCGCATTTTGCGACTTTGAACGAGAGATTATCAGAGAAAGAACGATTGACGGACTTAAAAGAGCAAGAGCTGAGGGAAAAACTCTGGGCAGACCTCCTAGGGTTTACGAGGAAAAAGGGAATCGTTCTAAGAAGAACTATCAAGAGCGTTGGGACATTTATCATGAAGCGATGGAGTCTATTAAGAATTCTACAGACGCAAATCACATCACTAATGATTTGCTTAAGCATAAACAAAAGAAAATCAGAGTATCTGCTATTCGTAAATTGCAGGAACTCCAACTACAGGGGGCTGTATGA
- a CDS encoding helix-turn-helix transcriptional regulator: protein MKIGEKIKKLRGKQKAYEFAHDIGITPPYLSEIETKGKIPSLEVMRRIALYFDDIFLLEDYIAEKYPEVLKIQKEIVKHIEIWDNEADNHRKSLKE, encoded by the coding sequence ATGAAGATTGGCGAAAAAATAAAAAAGCTCAGAGGTAAACAAAAAGCATACGAATTTGCCCATGATATTGGAATAACACCACCATACCTGTCTGAAATCGAAACCAAAGGCAAAATCCCTTCTCTTGAGGTGATGAGGAGAATAGCTTTGTATTTTGACGATATATTTCTTTTAGAAGATTACATAGCAGAGAAATACCCTGAAGTTTTAAAAATCCAAAAAGAAATAGTTAAGCATATTGAGATTTGGGATAACGAAGCTGATAACCACAGAAAAAGCCTAAAAGAATAA